CCAGTTGCGCGGGAAGTATGGCCAGGTCCATATCCGCCAGGGTGTGCGGGTCTGTGCCCGGCGCAACGGAAGTTTCGGCCATGTCTGAGAACTGGGGAAAACCGGAAACGATTCGCTTCGCGCCAACGTGTTCTTTCAGGATGGCCTGCCTCACTTCCTCCAGGTTTTTCACCCGGAAGACCTTGCTCCCGACACTCACCGCCACGGCCGCGAATTTCTCCACCGGGTCTCCCTCTCCCAAAACGAAGGCGGGCATTTCCGGCAGCGGCAAGCGCGCGGGCTGATTCCGGGCAACGGCGGCCAATATGCTGTCTCTGCTACTCATGTTTCTTTTTCCTGTTTTTGAGGTACCACTCCCCGAACGACTCCTTTGGGGGCGCGGGCATATCCCGCTGCTTGTACCAGGGGTTCAGGCGGTTGTTTACGGCAAAAGGCGCGTGGCGCATGAACCAACGGCCCGCCTTTCCCGCCAGTTTAAAAGTGGCCGGTGAGGCAAAAGTCGCTGTCATGGCCTTCATGCCCATTGTTTTCTTTGTATCCGCATATCCCTCCCGCACAATCACCTGCCGCCACTTATACAACTGGTCGTGGATATCGATTTTCACGGGGCAGACGTTGGTGCAGGAGCCGCAGAGCGTGGAGGCAAAGGGCAGGTCGGCGTTCGCCTTCATGTCGAGGTTGGGGGCCAGGATAGACCCAATCGGGCCAGCCACG
This window of the Pontibacter russatus genome carries:
- a CDS encoding LutC/YkgG family protein — its product is MSSRDSILAAVARNQPARLPLPEMPAFVLGEGDPVEKFAAVAVSVGSKVFRVKNLEEVRQAILKEHVGAKRIVSGFPQFSDMAETSVAPGTDPHTLADMDLAILPAQLGVAENSALWVTDAQLPLRVLPFICQRLALVVRQQNIVPLMHQAYDVIGAQDYGFGTFIAGPSRTADIEQSLVLGAHGARTLSVFILEE